In the genome of Planctomyces sp. SH-PL62, the window TGCAGACCGCCTGCGGCGGCGTCAAGCCGCGGCCGACCAGCCGGTGCGAGAAATGCCGACGATCGGGCTGGAACGGGCTGCGGCCCTCGCTCAGCCGGATCAGGATCACCGAGGTCATGTCGTAAAGCGGCACCGCCATCACCAGCAGCGGCGTCAGGACGCCGAACGGCGAGGCCCGCCCCCCCTGGAAGAAGTTCCCCGCCACGGTCAGCGACCCCAGCAGGAAACCCAGGAAGTTGCTCCCGGCGTCTCCCATGTACAGCCGCGCGGGGGCGTGGTTGTGGACCAGGAACCCCGCCAGCGCGCCGACCAGGATCAGCAGGACGGCGGGCGCGAACAGGCCCCCCACCGCCGCCTGCGCCACGCCGAACAGCAGGGCCGCGATCAGGCCGACGCTCGCGGAGAGGCCGTCCATGTTGTCCAGCATGTTGAAGGCGTTGGTCATCGCCACGATCCAGAGGGCCGTGACCGCGCCGCCCATCAGGGGGTGGGTGAACGGTCCGAACAGCGTGACCCGCACGCCCGCCGCGGCCACCGCCGCCGCGCAGGCGAACTGGATCGCCAATCGCGGCTTCCAACCCAGGCTCACGCGATCGTCGAGGAAGCCCACGACCATCAGGACCGTCGCCAGGCCGAGGATCAGCCCCAACTCGGCCGCCCGCTCGCGAAGGCCGCCGACGTGCCGCGCCACGCCCTCCGGCAACCGATCGCCGGCGAATAGCACGGCCGCCCCGCAGACGCCCAGCACCAGCATGACCGACAGCCAGATCGCCACGCCCCCCCCCAGCGGCACGGGGGCCTGGTGCCCCTTGTGGCCGCCGGGACGGTCCAGCAATCCCCATCGCGGAGCCATCCGCCGAGCCACCCCGCCGAACACCGCGCAGAGGACGAACGCCGCCCCCGCCAGGATCGGACCGAACGTCAGGAGCAGCCGGAAGTCGTCGGTCATGGGCCACCGTGGCGAAGTGGATCGGCGAGTTGCTTTCCTCCCTTCCCCCGCGAGGGGGAAAGGGTGTTCGTCAGGGTTTGGGTTTCGGATCACCCGACGTGTTGACCAGCCAGAGGCGGATCGTGATGCAGGCGACGAGGCAGACGGTGAAGAGGGCGAGGACGCCGAGGACCCCGACCCACTCGACGGTGCGGTCGGGGGGCCATCCCGAGCGTTCGCCCCCGTAGAGGATGAGGGCGATGAAGAACGGCCCGCCGAACGACACCAGGGTCATCGCGCCCAGCAGGACGTACGCGGCCCTGGAGATCGGCGCGGGCGTCACGACTGGGCGGTTCGACGTCGGGGTGGGCTCGCTCATGACGAGGCCGCCGCCTGACGCTTGGAGCGGTTGACCAGGCAGGCGGAGTGGAGCTTCTCCTCGGCGGCCTTGAGCTCGGCGAGGATCGAGTCGGCGGCGGTTTCCAGCGGGATGGACTGCGCCTCGGACTGGTCGCGCCACTTGATCTCGATGTTGCCTTCCTTCAGGCCGCGTTCGCCGATGACGACCCGGAGCGGCACGCCGATCAGGTCGACGTCCTTGAACTTGAAGCCCGGGCGCTGGTCGCGGTCGTCCAGGATCACGTCGTAGCCGGCGGCCGTGAGCCGCTTCTCGAGCTGCTCGGCGGCGTCCATGACCGGCCCCGGCTTGACCTGGAGCGGCACGACGGCGACCTGATAAGGGGCCAGGTTCAAGGGCCAGATGATGCCGTTGGCGTCGTGCGCGGCCTCGACGGCGGCGGCCACGATCCGGTTCACGCCGATGCCGTAGCATCCCATGATGACCGGGATCTCGGCCTGTTTCTCGTCGAGGTAGGTCGCCCCCATCGCGGTGGAGTACTTCGTGCCCAGCTTGAAGACGTGGCCGATCTCCAGCCCCGCCTTGACGACCATCGCCGCGCCGCATCGGGGGCAGGGGTCGCCCTCGTCGGCGTTGCGGAGGTCGGCCGTGCGGTCGAGCTTGAAGTCGCGACCGGGGACGACGCCCGTCAGGTGGACGTCGACCTCGTTGCCGCCGACGACGATCGTCTCCATCGCCGTGACCGCCTCGTCGACGATCATCGGGATCTTGATCGCGATCGGCCCGAGGAACCCGACGGGCGCGCCGGTGGACCTGGCGATCGAGTCGGCGTCGGCCGGGGCGAGCGTCGCGGCGCCGAAGGCTCGCCGGACCTTGGCCTCGTTGGCCTCGTGATCGCCGCGCAGGAGCGCCGCGACCGGCTTGCCGTCGGCCAGGTAGACCAGGAGCTTGCCCGAGGTCTTCTCCTCGACCCTGAGGAACGCGCAGACTTCGCGGATGGTCTTCTGGCCCGGGGTCCGGACGGACTCATAGGGGGGCGCGTCGGCGGCCTTCGAAGCCGGGGCGGGCGTCGCGCCGATCTCGGCCTTCTCCTGGTTGGCGGCGTAATTGCAGGCCGGGCACTGGATGACCTGGTCCTCGCCGGTGGAGCAGGGGACCATGAACTCGTGCGAGGCGTCGCCGCCGATCGGCCCGGACTCGGCCTCGACGACGACGTACGGCAGGCCGCAGCGGTCGAAGATCCGGCAGTAGGCCTCGAACATGGCGTCGTAGCTCGTGTTGAGCTGGTCGACGTCGGCGTCGAAGCTGTAGGCGTCCTTCATGAGGAACTCGCGGGTCCGGAGGATCCCGAACCGCGGCCGGGGCTCGTCGCGGAACTTGGTCTGGATCTGATAGAGCGTGATCGGCAGCTGCTTGTAAGAGCTGATGAGGTCGCGCACCAGGTCGGTGATCACTTCCTCATGCGTGGGGCCCAGGGCCATGTGGTGCCCGCCGCTGATGTTCAGCTTCATCAGCAGGTCGCCGAAGGTTTCGAACCGGCCCGACTCCTTCCACAGCTCGATCGGCTGGAGGGCGGGCATCAGCAGCTCCTGCGCCCCGGCGGCGTCCATCTCCTCGCGGATGATGGCCTCGGCCTTCTTCAGGACGCGGAGCCCGAGCGGCAGGTAGGTGTAGGCGCCGGCCCCGAGCTGCCGGATCATGCCGGCGCGCAGGAGCAAGACGTGGCTGGGCGCGACGGCGTCGGCCGGGGTTTCCTTGAGCGTCGGGATCAGGGCGCTGGACCACCGCACGGGGGCGTTCCTCCGGGACTCTGGCTGGCTTGGGGACGAAATCGTCCCGAGAGTCTACCAGATGGAGGCGCGCCGGGAGAGATCGGTTCGGTCGCGGTTCGTCGGGGACCGGGGCCGGCCCCGCCCTCGCGGACGGAGCCCGCGGACGAACAGGACCATCCGGCGCGACTCGGCCTTCCGGGTCGCACGGCGCGACGCGTGCGACGCGAACCCGGCGCGTGCGGGACCGGGAAATCGCGGCGAGAGCCGGGGGGCGTCGGGACGATGCTTTAGACCATCGAGAGGCTCGCTCGGCCCGCGGCCGTGATCGGCGCGGGGCGTCCGCGATCCGGTCCGACCGTAATTTCCACGCCCCGCGACGGTTCAACCGAGAATGAAAGGCCGCGGCGCGGCGAGGGGTCCCGAGCCATCGGGAGCCCGGGCCGCCCCGGCCGCAGGGAGGTGTTCGGTGCTCTCAAGGGATTCATTCCGCTCGCGGCAGGCTCGTCGAGCGCGCCGCCGGATCGGGCTGGCCGCGCCGGAGCGGCTGGAAGACCGGCAGTTGATGGCCTACAGCGGCCTCGGGTTCTCGCTGGCCGACCTGTCGGTCACGGGCCAGTCGGCGACGACCGCCTCCTGGGGGGGGCCGCTGACCCTCCAGGTCACGCTCCAGAACGTCGGCGCCAGCACGATCATCGAGCCCACCTCGCTGGTCCCCGCGTCCCAGGTGCAGGTCGGCCCCGACGGCTTGAACGTGCCGTCGTACTACACGCCGAGCCAGTCCGACGCCCCGGACACGACGGTCGGGGTCTTCCTCGTCCCCCGGGGCCGGGGCCTCGCGAGCGGCGTACAGGTCGGCGTGATCGAGGCGCCGTCGCTGTCGCAGAACAACATCGAGCAGTTCGAAGCGACGGTGACGCTCCCGGATCGCCCCGCCGGATTCCCGGCCTCGGGCGGCTACACGATCCGCCTGGTCGCCAACTTCGACCGCTCGGTGCTGGAGTCGAACTACCGCAACAACGTCAGCCCGCCGCTGGACGTCCGGATCACCCCGACGCCGGCGACCCCGGCGATCCGCGCGATCACGTTCGACGCGCCCGGCGGGCTGGTCCCCGGCCAGGTGATCGCCCCGTACATCCAGATCGCCAACCTGGGCGCGGCGGCGTTGACCTCGGATCTCGAAGTCGCGGTGGTGGCGTCCACCACGCCGGACTTCAACCTGGGGAGCACGGTCGTCTCGCTCTACACGATCGGCGGCGGCGTCCCGGGCCTGAATTCGCTCCCGCTCCCCAACGCCGCCCGCCACGGTCGGGGCTTCCGCGCCCTCCAGCGCAACAACATCATCACGCCCAGGTCGAACGTCATCGCCATCCAGGGGACGAACGTGGCCCTGCCGACGAGCCCGGCCAGCTACTTCGTCGGCATCGTGATCGACCCGTTCAACAAGCTCAACCTGCCGAACCAGCCGGCGAACCGCCTGGATCTGCCGCAGCGGGTCTCCACCGTCTCCGGCGACGTCGCGCCGGGCGGGGTCGTGGGCGGGGCGAGCCCGTTCGCTTTCGAGAACCCGGTCAACGGCCTGCCGATCGGGATCGTCTGATCCGACCGGCTCGCAGAGAGGGCGGCGGGGCGGAGCAGGGGGGCGACCCTCCCTTGACCCCGCTCCGCCGCCGTTCCTAGAATCGA includes:
- a CDS encoding glycosyltransferase family 4 protein, with the protein product MTDDFRLLLTFGPILAGAAFVLCAVFGGVARRMAPRWGLLDRPGGHKGHQAPVPLGGGVAIWLSVMLVLGVCGAAVLFAGDRLPEGVARHVGGLRERAAELGLILGLATVLMVVGFLDDRVSLGWKPRLAIQFACAAAVAAAGVRVTLFGPFTHPLMGGAVTALWIVAMTNAFNMLDNMDGLSASVGLIAALLFGVAQAAVGGLFAPAVLLILVGALAGFLVHNHAPARLYMGDAGSNFLGFLLGSLTVAGNFFQGGRASPFGVLTPLLVMAVPLYDMTSVILIRLSEGRSPFQPDRRHFSHRLVGRGLTPPQAVCTIDLVTLACGLGALLLHRLDAWGAAVVLAQTGCLLGIVAILELSGTGTRTERTLGQARLETADSLARGTGRPSGRVDDDPSDPT
- a CDS encoding proline--tRNA ligase, whose amino-acid sequence is MRWSSALIPTLKETPADAVAPSHVLLLRAGMIRQLGAGAYTYLPLGLRVLKKAEAIIREEMDAAGAQELLMPALQPIELWKESGRFETFGDLLMKLNISGGHHMALGPTHEEVITDLVRDLISSYKQLPITLYQIQTKFRDEPRPRFGILRTREFLMKDAYSFDADVDQLNTSYDAMFEAYCRIFDRCGLPYVVVEAESGPIGGDASHEFMVPCSTGEDQVIQCPACNYAANQEKAEIGATPAPASKAADAPPYESVRTPGQKTIREVCAFLRVEEKTSGKLLVYLADGKPVAALLRGDHEANEAKVRRAFGAATLAPADADSIARSTGAPVGFLGPIAIKIPMIVDEAVTAMETIVVGGNEVDVHLTGVVPGRDFKLDRTADLRNADEGDPCPRCGAAMVVKAGLEIGHVFKLGTKYSTAMGATYLDEKQAEIPVIMGCYGIGVNRIVAAAVEAAHDANGIIWPLNLAPYQVAVVPLQVKPGPVMDAAEQLEKRLTAAGYDVILDDRDQRPGFKFKDVDLIGVPLRVVIGERGLKEGNIEIKWRDQSEAQSIPLETAADSILAELKAAEEKLHSACLVNRSKRQAAASS